Proteins from a single region of Pseudomonas fulva:
- a CDS encoding DEAD/DEAH box helicase: MFAQFALHERLLKAVAELKFTEPTPVQAAAIPPALEGKDLRVIAQTGSGKTAAFVLPMLNRLLGDGSSTARVSVRALILLPTRELAQQTLKEVERFAQYTFIKAGLITGGEDFKVQAAMLRKIDIVIGTPGRLIEHANAGNLLFDDVEVLVLDEADRMLDMGFAEDVQRLAELCGREHQTLLFSATSGGAGLREVVAKVLREPTHLQLNRVSELAEGTRQQIITADHNYHKEQLVEWLLSNETYDKAIIFTNTRAQADRLYGKLVAKEFKTFVLHGEKDQKDRKLAIDRLRQGAVKVLVATDVAARGLDVEGLDLVINFDMPRSGDEYVHRVGRTGRAGAEGLAISLITHSDWNLMSSIERYLKQRFEKRTVKELKGSYQGPKNLKASGKAAGTKKKKVDPKTGKKIAKKPAAKTPAKRNTVNKPKSDAGLVSQDGLAPLKRKAPSTDA; this comes from the coding sequence GTGTTTGCCCAATTTGCCCTGCATGAACGCCTGCTCAAAGCCGTGGCCGAGCTCAAATTCACCGAGCCGACCCCGGTGCAGGCCGCTGCGATTCCCCCGGCGCTGGAAGGCAAGGACCTGCGGGTGATTGCCCAGACGGGGAGCGGCAAGACCGCCGCCTTCGTATTGCCGATGCTCAATCGCCTGCTTGGTGACGGCAGCTCCACTGCCCGCGTCAGCGTGCGTGCGCTGATCCTGCTGCCGACCCGCGAACTGGCTCAGCAGACCCTCAAGGAAGTCGAGCGCTTCGCCCAGTACACCTTCATCAAGGCCGGGCTGATCACCGGCGGCGAGGATTTCAAGGTGCAGGCCGCCATGCTGCGCAAGATCGATATCGTCATCGGCACCCCCGGCCGGCTGATCGAGCATGCCAACGCCGGCAACCTGCTGTTCGACGACGTCGAGGTACTGGTGCTCGATGAGGCTGACCGCATGCTCGACATGGGGTTCGCCGAGGACGTGCAGCGCCTGGCCGAGCTGTGCGGCCGTGAGCACCAGACCCTGCTGTTCTCCGCCACCAGTGGCGGTGCCGGCCTGCGCGAGGTGGTCGCCAAGGTGCTGCGCGAGCCCACGCACCTGCAGCTCAACCGCGTCAGCGAACTGGCCGAAGGCACCCGTCAGCAGATCATCACCGCCGACCACAACTACCACAAGGAACAGCTGGTCGAGTGGCTGCTGAGCAACGAGACCTACGACAAGGCGATCATCTTCACCAACACCCGTGCCCAGGCCGACCGCCTGTACGGCAAGCTGGTGGCCAAGGAATTCAAGACCTTCGTGCTGCACGGCGAGAAGGATCAGAAGGATCGCAAGCTGGCCATCGATCGCCTGCGACAGGGCGCCGTCAAGGTGCTGGTCGCCACCGACGTGGCCGCCCGCGGGCTGGATGTCGAGGGCCTGGATCTGGTGATCAACTTCGATATGCCGCGCTCCGGTGACGAATACGTGCACCGTGTCGGGCGTACCGGGCGGGCCGGCGCCGAAGGCCTGGCCATCTCGCTGATCACCCACAGCGACTGGAACCTGATGTCGAGCATCGAGCGCTACCTCAAGCAGCGCTTCGAGAAACGTACCGTCAAGGAACTCAAGGGCAGCTACCAGGGGCCGAAGAACCTCAAGGCGTCCGGCAAGGCCGCCGGCACCAAGAAGAAAAAGGTCGACCCGAAAACCGGCAAGAAGATCGCCAAGAAACCCGCGGCGAAAACTCCGGCCAAGCGCAACACGGTGAACAAGCCGAAGAGCGATGCAGGCCTGGTCAGCCAGGACGGCCTGGCGCCGCTCAAGCGCAAGGCGCCGTCGACCGACGCCTGA
- the rarD gene encoding EamA family transporter RarD yields MTLSGPGVLFSVSASILFALIPGYVQMLTPLDGFQVFAQRVLWSIPAVLLLLTLLRQWPLLLGALQRLGREPLLLAALPLAAALIGLQWFLFVWAPLTGHMLDVSLGYFLLPLAMVLAGRVFYGERLRPLQRLAVACALAGVLHELWQSQAFSWVTLVTALGYPPYFMLRRWMRLDALPGLVLEMLVLAPLAIWLIVHWAPGGMFVEHPRLWWMVPGMALLGTIALALMMASSRLLPLGLFGILSYVEPVLLFAFSLLFLGERFDPDQFMTYLPIWVAVVLVGWDSGRLLIKQRRMHTAV; encoded by the coding sequence ATGACGCTTTCCGGACCCGGCGTGCTGTTCTCTGTCAGCGCCTCGATCCTCTTCGCCCTGATTCCCGGTTACGTGCAGATGCTCACGCCGCTGGACGGTTTCCAGGTGTTCGCCCAGCGTGTGCTGTGGTCGATTCCGGCCGTGCTGTTGCTGCTCACCCTGTTGCGTCAATGGCCGTTGCTGCTGGGCGCCCTGCAGCGCCTGGGCCGCGAGCCGCTGCTGCTGGCCGCATTGCCACTGGCCGCGGCGCTGATCGGCCTGCAATGGTTCCTGTTCGTGTGGGCACCGCTGACCGGCCATATGCTCGACGTGTCCCTGGGTTACTTCCTGCTGCCCCTGGCCATGGTGCTGGCTGGTCGGGTGTTCTATGGCGAGCGCCTGCGCCCGCTGCAGCGGCTCGCCGTGGCCTGTGCCTTGGCCGGGGTGCTGCACGAGCTGTGGCAGTCCCAGGCATTTTCCTGGGTCACCCTGGTCACGGCCCTGGGCTACCCGCCGTATTTCATGCTGCGCCGCTGGATGCGCCTGGACGCGCTGCCCGGGCTGGTGCTGGAGATGCTGGTGCTGGCGCCCCTGGCCATCTGGCTGATCGTCCATTGGGCGCCGGGCGGCATGTTCGTCGAGCATCCGCGCCTGTGGTGGATGGTGCCGGGCATGGCGCTGCTGGGCACCATCGCCCTGGCGCTGATGATGGCCTCGTCGCGCCTGCTGCCGCTGGGGCTGTTCGGCATTCTCAGCTACGTGGAGCCGGTGCTGCTGTTTGCGTTCAGCCTGCTGTTTCTCGGCGAACGGTTCGATCCGGACCAGTTCATGACCTACCTGCCGATCTGGGTGGCCGTGGTGTTGGTGGGCTGGGACAGCGGCCGCTTGCTGATCAAGCAGCGGCGTATGCACACCGCGGTTTGA
- a CDS encoding 3-phosphoglycerate kinase, giving the protein MKKLCCALIACVPLAVQAYPIELEKQFNGAEVSASTQEIDHNMAAVRVQNFGQQAAACKAVFRNGPEAPRTRSVKLAAGQSGNLTVKFARSIIRLRVQLDCQPQ; this is encoded by the coding sequence ATGAAAAAACTCTGTTGCGCACTGATCGCCTGCGTGCCGCTGGCGGTGCAGGCCTATCCCATCGAACTGGAAAAGCAGTTCAACGGCGCCGAAGTGTCGGCGAGTACCCAGGAAATCGATCACAACATGGCTGCCGTACGGGTGCAGAACTTCGGCCAGCAGGCCGCCGCCTGCAAGGCGGTGTTTCGCAACGGCCCCGAAGCGCCGCGCACCCGTAGCGTCAAGCTGGCAGCCGGGCAGAGCGGCAACCTCACGGTGAAATTCGCACGCAGCATCATCCGCCTGCGCGTGCAGCTCGACTGCCAGCCTCAATAG